The Sediminitomix flava genomic sequence TCAGCAAGCTTTGAGAAAATTCCTTATGAGATTACGGTAAATGTAGGAAGTCATGGCGAGGTAGATTCATCAAGTACGACGATTTTCTATGATGAAGTGAAGACCTTTAAGTTCACTGCAGATGAAGGTTATGAGGTTCATTCAGTCTATGTGAATGGTGAAGATTTGGGAGTGATTTCAGAATATACTTTCCAAGATATTTTTACCGATCAAACGCTAGAGGTTTTCTTTATTAAATCAGGTTTGGCTGTTGCAACAGAGCCAGCAATTGGTACAGGAACAGATTCTGATCCTTATCAGATTAGTAATCTTTCCGAATTGCGATGGTTATCCGAAGGATTGGAAACAGGAATGTCTGATTCAGTTCGTTGGAGCAAGCACTATTTGGTTACTGAAAATATAGATGCTTCAGAGACATTCCACTGGAATTTGGAAGAAGGATTTTCATCAATCGGAACTGATAAAATACCATTTACAGGAAGCTTGAATGGTCAAGGTTTTAAGATTGATTCTTTGACAATTAATAGATCAGAAGGTAAACAAATAGGATTATTTGGTTTTGTATCAGATGCTCACATTCATCAATTAGGCTTAAAAGATATTTCACTTCTAGGTAAATCATCTGTTGGAGGCCTAGCAGGTAAGGCAGTTGGTT encodes the following:
- a CDS encoding M26 family metallopeptidase, with protein sequence TTQQTVSAGSKAKFGLISENFAADSSFVDWNVDVVWSLETVSELDSLVRPYLFRDGNANVHFISVADSVGGSISPRSLSLTEGETRVYKIKADNGYQIVDVFVDSVSQGALSEYTFVEVSSAHSISASFEKIPYEITVNVGSHGEVDSSSTTIFYDEVKTFKFTADEGYEVHSVYVNGEDLGVISEYTFQDIFTDQTLEVFFIKSGLAVATEPAIGTGTDSDPYQISNLSELRWLSEGLETGMSDSVRWSKHYLVTENIDASETFHWNLEEGFSSIGTDKIPFTGSLNGQGFKIDSLTINRSEGKQIGLFGFVSDAHIHQLGLKDISLLGKSSVGGLAGKAVGSIIERVYVSGDLESTEKSIGGLIGEIGKNTFVHRSFSLANVTGIRNVGGLLGACYNSSVLESYAVGK